DNA sequence from the Pomacea canaliculata isolate SZHN2017 linkage group LG7, ASM307304v1, whole genome shotgun sequence genome:
ATCTTATGTAAACACAGATACATGCAAGTTCTCGTGCAGACAGAGAAGCAGGATGACAAGGATACACACCTGCACAGGTTTACACGACTacgcgcatacacacagacgTACTAACAAAAATATACTACTACCTATTCACATATAGGTAGgagtataattatttttgtatgtttattttctgaagtgTGGAGGCACTTCTACAACAAGATATAAGGTGAGgttggaaggaaggaagaaaggaagaagtgaAGGTAGGACATGCAGATGACATGGTGATGAACATTACCTTCTCGGAATGATGCTCCTTTGCAAAAGAAACATGGCGCGGAGAGGGTTGACCCGACATTTGTACTGGTAGgaccaacaaataaaatacattcaCCTTTCACTCACTGACTTTAAATGTTATCTTGCATCTCATTAAAGCTCAGACAGATAATCAGGCAGCGAGGTCAATGAAGCATGCAGCCAGCCAGTCAAAATACACGATCCACATAAATATGTGCTTGTTAATTATACAGATACTAGCTGCTTACTTGTGCGTATGCATCTTCAtataattaaagaaacattcgATAATATCAGTATCAATTAGATACAGGAAGTTAAATGGATTAAAATTACCATTTTCAATAATGAGTAATTATTTTCAACTGCAAAGATCGCATGAAAGATTTATTGGTGAAATCTGATTGGTTTATTTCACTGAACTTTCGTTGTTCCCTGTTTTTGGGAAAATCCGTTTTATTAgtcattttttctaaatatgttGCAGTGTATCTGTTTAGGTCGTATCATCATCACATCGTCGTTGTCCTCGTCATTGTCCACATTCCTATCCCACAAAATGTTCGTTATCAGTTAGCTCCTCTAAGTTTCTACCTGTCTGCTTGTCAGCCTGGTCGTACCCTCCATTCTGTCTACTGATTGCTTACCACCCTGACCGTCTAACATTCTCTTGTTCATATTTATGTCTGACCTAGTCACGTGCAGATTCCACTATTAGACAAAAGTACAAATTAGACATGAAAACCAAGCTAGAAGgaaggataaaataaaatccttacCGGCGTGCAATGCTGTCGGGAGGATGTGTTAATATGAAGGCCAGAGGTCGAGGTCTCCCCCTCGACAGTCAGCTCGGCTTGCCAGGTGAACACACGATGCGAGTCAGTGCTCAATGATGTCAACCTGATAGACAGCTGCTTGTACCCTGATATATATCTATTTTTAGTCGCGGGGTAAACTCCGAACCTGTTTACCAGACGACGTGTCCCTCCCCACACCCAGCCCCTGGTCTCTGTATCCTGTTTCTCAGAAACTCACAGCTCGTGGGGTCAGGAAAGGAGGCCGGACtgtgtttttatctttatttcttcagaTCGCTGCACACTGCGAGCCTTCACTGATGTAGCCGccatgtttttatatattttcttttccgaaaaagtgaatgaaaggAGTACACAGAGCTGTCTACAAACGGGCGGCTTATATCTTCAGGGGGTGATTTTGAGTTCATGAAAAGCTGCAGCGCACATGAGTGAATCATTATCATCTGTCTGTTgccatctgtgtgtctgtcacgTGGTACATCGCACACGTGTGATTGTGATGCTATGTTTAGTTCTGAGGAACTGAATATCAATGTGAGCTTGGATGTGTAACAGCTTGCTTATAAAACACAATCCAGTAGttgaagtttatttctttctccctcatAGCCAGACGTCGcaacttatttttatatttgctcATCATTCCTTCCCCGGTTCCTTGACTTACCTGTCTCCCTTGCTTAGCTTACCTGGCGATTACAGGTGCATTTCATAGAAGTACACGTGGCTCGAGATAAAATCGTCTTCCCTGGCTTCTGGGAAATGGTGTGTAAGAAATTAATTACTGATATAGGTTCTCACCTTGTCAGTGCACACAGCCTTTGTTGATTATTATCCCTTAATGACACATAAATATGAATGATATGTTGGTCTATCTCTTGGGTGGTCTTCCTGTTTACCTTCAGCGTGTAAATTGTACCGTTGATTATTATAGTAAATATAGTCATCTGTATCGGAGTGACATTCAGTCCGTCTATAACAagtagacatttttaaaagcatctTTAATTCCAAACATAGACATGTATGGTATATCGGGAAAGTTTCATCAAGCTCTGGTCGGGACGCGATTCTGGGTGCACCTTGGTTGGGTTGGTTGATtcagtaggaaagtgcttccaccttgaggcgatagggagaaagggagagggagggaaaccTCCGATGGTCAGCCATGCCAACAAGTGTCGCATGTAGACAGTCTTCCTACACGAGATATGAAATTCCTACGGTTTGTTCCCatcgaataataataatgagaagcTGTCATACTCATTCAGTAACGCACATGATTGATAAAACATGACAAACAAGACATTGTAGCCATGGTAATTATTCTATATTCattcaaatgaacaaaaattagTCACTGAAATACACGTGCAACATGATATTCTCTATGCTTTGTACAACAAACCTtttgtaaaatttgaaaatgaaacacaTCTAACTTAAACCATCCCAATCCTCAATATTCaaacatcaaaaacattaaaaaacacacTGGTATACATCGTGAGATAGTACAGCAGCACGGCTAATAACTAAACATACGTACTACTATCTAGCAATATCCCATGCCAtgattttgttgtaaaataattacaaatgtCCCCTAAATGCCGAACAATAATAAGTCAGACTGCAATGTGTCCAGAACAAACCCATCTGTCACACGTGTATCCTCGCTGTTACATTCCTTCAAATGTAATATCACTAAAACACACCCACCTAACACTAATCTTTCCTAGCACTGCAACAATTCCAACAAAGAGTAACCTTCTCTAGGTGTCACAAACTGTTCTTCCACATCCACCCCAGATTCCCCAAAATGGCAAAAGGGAAGATTGCGGCATCTCACAACTCCTCCTCGACTCGTGTCGCTGCACCCGGTGAGGGTGGCAAGACCAGCACGAGCTGTGCCATGCATCGAGACAGCGGGTAGAGTCTGTTGTACCTATCGGCATCGTGGTGATCATCGCgaacacacaccaccaccttACGCTCGATACCGCGAGCTACGTTGCCGTAGGACACCCACACTACGTCACTACGGGCCGTGGCTACGTCCTCCATGTCCTCCTCGCTTTCCATAATTCTTGTAGGGATGTTGGCACTTTTCAgccccaccaccacacctgaATGGTCGTCCACGTGACCGAGACAAAGGACCAGGACGTCCCGGAACTGAAGGGCAGGAGGGCAGACAACAGGAGGGCTGGCAGAAGCTGCAGCAACCAGAGCCAACGGCTCTGTAAACAAAAGTCAAAAGGAGATAATTGAATGTGTTGCAATGATGTTGTTGTGGTTATGTtctagtgatgatgatggttgccCAGCTCAATCGGTTacttctttccatcttttttgttgtattcaggaatgttattctttttgtggtttagcaagaaaaaaaaggtgacagCGCTAGGACTACCTaaaatatggacaaacatttttgatttttgaaaaggTAATCAAAAGAAGGACGTCAGTAATcagtaataacagaaaaagaaaacaatacgaAATGATATTTATGTCAGAAGAAGTGTGCCCGAAGTCTCTATAATGGTACCAAGTAAATCCCTGCAGACATTAACCGTAAAGACAGCAAAACCATCATCAATAGTAAATAGTTTATTGCTTAGTAACTAACATTAGAATCATGGGAAGAGGTAAATGTTCATAAATATCCCtgccaaaacagcaaaaaaactgATTGTTATACAAACCGGAAGGTCTGCTGTTATCGTCTGTTTCTCCAACACCAAGACTCCCGATGAAGCTGGCAACATCCTTGCCGCACTGCACACAATTGCGAGGATGCTCTTCGTCGTGCGAGGGTCCACAATGATACACAAACTTTACGGATGGACCGTGCGTGTGGTCGGGTACACCCCGCTCTGTGTAGGCAGCTACATCATCGCCCAGCTCCTGTGACAAGGCTACCTCGGTCACCACTGTCGGAGGGGAGCGGAGGGGTCGAGTGAATATTTTCACTGTCCAGTCGTGTGGAGGAGCAACACCGTGCTTACAGTTCGCCGCCCAGAAATGGAGGTCAGGAAGTTCTGGCAGAAGACGATGACAAAATTTCCACAAATGTTGACTCCATACAGATGGGTAATCTTGATCAGGACTCCAACTGTCCAAATAATTAAATGTAGAAGTCAGTGAACAGTGATAGATAGCTTGATTGATGTGTTGAAGGAGATTGATAGATGCTTTTACATGAAAGATCTGtattttgctatttatttttcgCAAAGTTGATGGCCTCCTAATGTAATCACAATTAGCATctaagaataaacaaaacaagtgactTTTCGGGTACACTTGAATACCATAAATGGCAGTCCTTAAGCGACTACTCACAAGCGACTACTCACAGATCATCAGGACcgacttcatcagcgatgacataCACGGACTTGCAACCTCCTGCTGCCTCCTTCAGGTAATCAAAGGCTTTGTCGGTTTCTTTCCCTCCTCTAAAgttaaaatgtatgaaatgaaCCTTTCCCATGTGTTGTGAGTCGCCCTGATCTCTCAGCCACTGGAGTAGAAGGTGGTACAGCATGCGACACACTACGCGACTGTTTATCCACGTGCTGAGCACGTAGACGTCGTGACCACACCTCAGCCAGTGCATGGCTATCACGACAAGTACCACTGTCTTGCCGGTACCCGGGGGGCCTGCCAGGAACACCCTGGGTGGTTGTAAAGTGAGCAGGTCGACTTGTTCTGGAAACAAGGTCAAGAGGGCGTAGCGCCTCCCTGTCTCGGACACGGCCTGCCCCAAGGTCTTGACACACAGACGGGGCTCACACAGGCAGGGCACCTTCACTGATGTGGCCGGTCCACAGAACCTGATTTGGAAAAAATAGCAGTGACAGTTTTTGCTTTCGATTTAAACgcatataatattttatgacaacaaagaataaaaaaatcaaagagtaTGAAAAGAAATCGAAATAATGTGTAGGTACTAAACTGACAATGTGATTTTTAACTAATCAATTGACTTAGATGTCTATAGTTGAGTGGGTGTGGGAATAGCTTTCTGTAGGCTCCACGAACACACAGATGATTCAATGCATCGATGAATAGACCAACTGAAGAATGCATGTACCTGGCAACGAGAGTCTTGTAGACATCTGAGGTCATAAAGGGATCCACTCCAGAAGAAATCACACAAGCCTCCCACCATTTCTTAAGTCGCCACAAAATGTCGTCTGTTAGTTCCCATGGAGCTCTGGGACTGGACAGTTGCTCAGAGAAAATGCAAACGCCAGTGATGTGATCAGTGTTCAGGCAGCGATGCAGCTCCTGTACGAATAGTGTcaataatttttagaaaaaatgtttaaacttcaTTCGCTTTCATCAGCATAACGAGAGCTTAACTTAACATACAGCAACTCGTGAAACTGAAATATTAGTGAGGCACTGTCTCTGTCAGACCGTCAAATAGGAAAAAGTCTCAAATATCTGTTTTAGCTTACCAttgttcttcttttattctcacCTGTGCCAGCTTTGGATCAGCGCTCATGACTTGTTGTACCTTACCGGAAGTGAGGTTAGGTAAGGCAATGGTCTTTGTAATACTGAGTCCAGGTGCAACATCAGAGACCAGGTATGACAGCATCGCCTCCGCTTTGTCCAGCTGTAACACAGACCTTCTGAGCTTGTCCCCTATCCTAGGGAGGTCAGACTCTGCCTCACTCGAGGTTTGCTCACTGTCACCTAAAGCTTTTATTTCGCACACGATGATACCATAGTGTCGGTGGATGATAAGAAGATCAAAATTTCCTTGTCTCCAGTTCCTTGGCAGAGATTCAGGGAGGTTCAAAGGATGGGGAAGCAGAGCAGCGACTGACATATAGCAGGGCTCGCCCAGGTAGTCGCCAAAGTTCATCTGACTGATGGCCATGAAGACCTCGTCTTTgtgtgtctccgccatcttgtgtAGAGAAAACACAACACGTCCTACGGCCGCATCAATCGCCATGTCCGTCTCCTGGACGTTGGGTGAGTCAACGGTGGTCGACTTTCGATCAAGGACGTGAACGTCTGCATCTGGAATTTTTGTCAGAGGTACCCGGTTTATGTGTGTAGCAGGCACAAAATAGGCTTGTGTTTCAAGCTCAGGGTAGGTAAGTTCTACACATTCTAACCAGAAATCCTGAGCTTCTTTGGCGATCAGattctgtaaaagaaaagatttattattaatacttgAACAATTGCATAATACACTGATCCTGTGAAACAGTCCAAGGTGCTGTTGAAATGTGTTCCTTGTAAAATACTCATGTGTTTTAAAGAAGTGTATCTGATTCTTGAAACTCTCCATAGAGGCATACTTGTGTAGGGCCAAAGGGAGATTGTTGCAAGCGTTTGAACAAGCGTAGGTGAAGGCAGTCCCAGGCGCCGGGAAATGAAGCCAAAAGGTATGGGATGCCCTAACAGATTAGTATATTTTTGGTTACCACAGGTAGAACAAGCAGGTTCATAATTAGCATTTAGAAGATCAGGTGTGTTAAAGGTGCGACCTCTTTTTTGTGTGCAATTTGCACCATAAGTTGAGTACAGGATTTCGTAGGATCACCCTCAAACTTGCCTATCCTTATTCTCTACCTTTTAAAAGCAATGATTACTCTGTGAAGTTAGCAACCCATGTCCATTGTCTaggttttttgaaaaatttatgttttaatttttatggcAACAAGCAGATgtattttatagatgttttataAAGAGGCAGGAAAATTGATCATTTGTGACCACTATAGGGAGAAGCAAAAGGTCCTGAGTTCACATCTCAGCTCGGGGCTTACATATTTCGCTCTGGATATGACAGTGGTGAAAGGAGAAGATTATAATTTTTAGGGAAAGACATAAGTACGTGTTGAGACCTTTTCACGGATACTTACATCAATTCCTGCTTTCTGATATATCAGTTTCGCTGCCTTCATGATTTTTGAACGAGTCCCGCGgataacaaatatttcaaactcAGGAACACGTGATTCAGTATTATCCTTTTGAACATGAGCTCCAGACAATCTTTCAATTTCTTGTATAGACTGTCCTCCTGAAATGAAATTCCAGttacttcattgactttaaagcATAAAGTTTCTAAAGAAAGACATAATTAAATCTTCTCATCAGCAGAGTTCACAAGATATTCGTTTGAATCCTAAGCTCAGACAGGGGAAGGAAGGACTAAACACTGCTCACTCTTACCTTTCCCGATGACCAGACCGCAAAGTGATGCCGGCAACGGGCATCGACATTCTTCCAGTGAATCTCTTCGACGTCTGCGGTGTCCGGCGCCATGATGGCCAGAGTGCCCGGATGTAGCAGTCACGCTCATTGTCTGAGAACTGCACCAAGACGTTGAGGGTTCGACAACATAAGGTAATGTTCGCCACGATGATCAACTGTAAGTTTAATATGTGATTTTATgatgggggatttttttttagttacgATTTGTTCGGCTGCCCGCTGTTTCAGTTTCTATACTATCCTTGTCCATCATGTTGATTTGATCTTATGGCTAGAAACTTTATTTGGCTGCTCTAAGTAACACTTAGTTTCCcgataattttaaaattacgTGTGTATACTTTATCGTGATTCAAAACACAATGTAGTGAAATGTAGAAAAAACgtttaagtatttttctttgctgtctttgtatatatatataaacaaaacaaaagcaaaaatatgttAACTCGTAAGCAAAATAAAGGACATGGCAGGGTCAAGGTCGAGAAGGGTACAATTGACGGcaagaaaattcaaaaagtCATCTTCAGTCATATTAATCAATTGCAAGACAAATTTTCCATTGACAATAAGCGTAGTACATGTAGCTGGATACAAAAATTCTGTACCCACGTTACCTTCTTGACCTCTGAAGCAAGTTTGTGAAATCACTGACCTGCTCACACAATATTGTCACCAGCTTGTCTCAAGAAGCCATCACGAAGACCATTGAGTGCTGTGACCATGCTGCTGGGTCATGTGACTGCGTAGTAAACATATCAATAAACAAGTTCACACTTCCTCaacactttaaaacatttcacgAAGATTTATCTTGAGACATATTTAATTCCTTGGACAACTTTCGCCATCAATCGTTCAGAAGACAAAAGACGTTTTACTTACGTTGTTGAAGTCAACTCTTCCCacaggacaggacagacagCCCGCCAGCAAGCACTGACTACAAGCAAAGTCAGTCTGCACACGACACCACGATGTTAGTCAGCAGCaactgtgtgtttgtcagtaTACGGGGGACACGGGAGGGgaattcatttgaaaaataccCGACACGCAAGGAGAGGAGGGTAGGCGGGGTGGTAAGCTTGAGACGTAAACAGCATGATGTCAAGGCTACACTAGGACACCTGTACTCAGTGGCTCcggcgcacgcacacaaatatGTACACACCTTGACAAGGACACACACAGggacacaaacaacacaagcacaatcacgtgcacacacacgcgcatgtaatagcatatacatgcacacaatcacacgcagAAGCTAGCACATAGCAGCATCACACACTCAACATTCAGCGCACAGGAAAACACTCACCTGTGCACTCACGTTCAAAACATCAAACGTGTTTGTGTGCAAAGGTGCGTGCGTTTGTTcctgcgtgtgtatgtgttcgcTCGTGTGTTGGTGGGTGTGCAAGttaattttgtgttatttattgcaTGTCCGCATCATAAATTCACGGAATTGCCTGTTCTTGTCAACAACAGCTTCAGATAATGTCCCTTTTAGTTGACGACTAAAATAAACGTCCTTGAGAAAACAGAACAACACCTTCCTTCATGGGTCGGTGTGCCGTGACCTGAAAAAAAGGTCATGCtgatattttctcatttttgatCTCCTCCATCATCACACAAATTTTCATCTAGCTCTCTGACACGCACTTGCATTCATACTCGCACGCACTCACTCTcccaccttttttaaatgtatagaGGAATGTCAATATTCTGTTGAATGTAAACAAAGTTGTGGTATAGAAGTCTTCTCTCGTGTTCTGTGTCGTGCATGTCTTGTGAAATGTGAGGCAGCACGACATCGGCCTAAAGTCGTCTATGGAGGTACCATGAATGATTGTCGATGCCGACAAAGGAAGGACtgtaatacaaaatataaaacaatggaCTGGTCATACCCTGGATGTCTTGCTCACTACCACTCGGGACAAACCTCAGTAGTTATTCTTATCAACCGCCGTCTCTCTGCCGTTATTAGTAAAGAGGACCACGTGCCACTGTTGCCTTGTCCATGCAAGATGGCGTCTTGCCCatgcaggtgtgcaggtgtccGGACAGGGTTGACAACGGGTCGGCTTAATACTTTGATGCAGAATTTTGGTTATAACGTCACAGAACATTATAAATCAGTAAATTAAGATAAGGGTCGATAATGTTTGTAATATAAATGGACAAAAccagaaagaatttttttatttgtaagaaataattcCTGACAAACGAGAAATAACTATATTTCTGCCACAGTTATTCAAGTTTCAGGGTGGCGGTGGTGTTTGTGCTGTCCTCTGTCCTCCTCCCAAGGTATGAGTGGTAGTGTAAGGTGTC
Encoded proteins:
- the LOC112567860 gene encoding uncharacterized protein LOC112567860, which encodes MSVTATSGHSGHHGAGHRRRRRDSLEECRCPLPASLCGLVIGKGGQSIQEIERLSGAHVQKDNTESRVPEFEIFVIRGTRSKIMKAAKLIYQKAGIDNLIAKEAQDFWLECVELTYPELETQAYFVPATHINRVPLTKIPDADVHVLDRKSTTVDSPNVQETDMAIDAAVGRVVFSLHKMAETHKDEVFMAISQMNFGDYLGEPCYMSVAALLPHPLNLPESLPRNWRQGNFDLLIIHRHYGIIVCEIKALGDSEQTSSEAESDLPRIGDKLRRSVLQLDKAEAMLSYLVSDVAPGLSITKTIALPNLTSGKVQQVMSADPKLAQELHRCLNTDHITGVCIFSEQLSSPRAPWELTDDILWRLKKWWEACVISSGVDPFMTSDVYKTLVARFCGPATSVKVPCLCEPRLCVKTLGQAVSETGRRYALLTLFPEQVDLLTLQPPRVFLAGPPGTGKTVVLVVIAMHWLRCGHDVYVLSTWINSRVVCRMLYHLLLQWLRDQGDSQHMGKVHFIHFNFRGGKETDKAFDYLKEAAGGCKSVYVIADEVGPDDLWSPDQDYPSVWSQHLWKFCHRLLPELPDLHFWAANCKHGVAPPHDWTVKIFTRPLRSPPTVVTEVALSQELGDDVAAYTERGVPDHTHGPSVKFVYHCGPSHDEEHPRNCVQCGKDVASFIGSLGVGETDDNSRPSEPLALVAAASASPPVVCPPALQFRDVLVLCLGHVDDHSGVVVGLKSANIPTRIMESEEDMEDVATARSDVVWVSYGNVARGIERKVVVCVRDDHHDADRYNRLYPLSRCMAQLVLVLPPSPGAATRVEEEL